GGCGTCCATCGGGAACTGCGACAGCGTCGGGGACGGGACCGACAGGTCGCCCCGGTCCGCCCGCAGGTCGAAGTCGGGCTCGTCGGCGGCGTAGGTGAACCGGACCAGGCCGGCGGCGTACCGTGCGCTCTCCGGGCTCTCGGCCACCACCGCACCGATGAACTGCCCCCGGAAGGCGACCCGGTCCGACTGGAGGACGCCGTGCTCGCCGTTCTCCACCTTGGCCAGTCGGGGCGCGTTGTCGTGGGTGAGTACGGCGTGCACCCCGGGTTCGGCGCAGGCGGCCACGGTATCGATCGCGCTGATCCGGCCGGTGGCGATGGTCGACTGCACCGGGTAGAGGTAGAGCGGCGCCTCGACCGGGTGCTCGAAGGCGTACCGGGCCAGCCCCTGGACCTTGTCCGGGCCGTCGATCCGGTCCATCGGCCGACCGATCGCCCGTGGCGTGATCGTCATCGGCCGTCCTCCGCCGCGTCGCCGGTGAGGTCGAGCAGGGTACGGATGATCGCCGCGCGGGCCAGTGGCACCTTGAAGGCGTTGCCGGGCAGCGGCTGGGCGGCGGCCAGTTCGGCGTCGGCGGCGTCGGCGAAGCTCTGTGCGATCGCCGGGGCACCCCGGAGCAGTTCCTCGGCACGGGTCGCCCGCCACGGTTTGTGCGCCACCCCACCGAGGGCCAGCCGCACGTCGCGGACCACTCCGTCCACCACGTCCACCGCGGCGGCCACCGAGACCAGCGCGAACGCGTACGACGCCCGGTCGCGTACCTTGCGGTAACGCGAGTTGGCGGCGAAGCCGAGCGGCGGCAGCTCCACGTTCATGATCAGCTCGCCGTGCCGGAGCACGGTGTCCCGGCCCGGCTCCTCACCGGGCAGCCGGTGCAGCTCGGTGACGGGGATGAGCCGGTCGCCGTCCGGTCCCCGGGTGCGCACCAACGCGTCGATCGCGGCCAGCGCGACTGCCATGTCGGAGGGGTGGGTGGCGACGCACTCCTGCGACGCCCCGAAGATCGCCATGTCCCGCTGGTGGCCCTCGCGGGCCGAGCACCCGGTTCCGGGTACCCGCTTGTTGCACGGGGTGGTGATGTTCTGGAAGTACGGACACCGGGTGCGCTGGAGCAGGTTGCCGCCGGTGGTGGCGAGGTTGCGCAGTTGTCCGGAGGCGCCGTCGAGCAACGCCTGGGAGAGCACCGGGTAACGGGTACGGATTGTCGGGTCGGCGGCCAGTTCGCTGTTGCGTACCGCGGCGCCGACCAGGATGCCGCCGTCGGGCAGGTCCTCGATCCGCTCCGAGGTGAGTCGCCGGACGTCGACCAGCAGTTCCGGTGTTGCCACGCCGAGCTTCAGCAGGTCCACCAGGTTCGTCCCGCCGGCCAGGTACGCACCGTACGGCGCGGCGGCGAGCATCCGCACCGCCTGCGGTACGTCCTGCGCGCGGGCGTAGCGCAGCGGCCTCACGACCGGGCCACCTGGGCGATGGCGGGGACGATGTTGGCGTACGCGGCGCAGCGGCAGAGGTTGCCGCTCATCCGCTCCCGGATCTCCGCCTCGTCGAGCACCACCTCGGCGTCACCGGCCGCGGTCACCGCGCTCGGCCAGCCCGCGTCGACCTCGTCCAGCATGCCCACGGCGGAGACGATCTGTCCGGGGGTGCAGTAGCCACATTGGAACGCGTCGTGCTCGATGAACGCCTGCTGCATCGGGTGCAGGTTGCCGTCCATGGCCAGGCCCGCAGCGGTGACGATCTCCGCGCCGTCGTGCGCGACGGCGAGGGCGAGACAGCTGTTGGCCCGCCAGCCGTCGAGCAGGATGGTGCAGGCGCCGCACTGCCCGTGGTCGCAGCCCTTCTTCGGGCTGGTGATGCCGAGCCGTTCACGCATCGCGTCCAGCAGCGTGGTGCGGGTGTCCACCCCCAGCGTGTATGTGGTCCCGTCCACCCGCAGCGTCACTTCGGTATCCATCGCCGCCCCCGATCGTCCGAATCACCCGAAATTATCCCAATTCAGGTATCCGGACGGTCGGTATCCCCGGTTGATCTTCCGCTGCACTCCCCAAGCCGCCAGCGGGACGGGTCAGCCTCGGACCGGGGTCAGCCTCGGACCGTCAGCAGCGGAATGGTCATCTCCGCCGCCGTCCAGGAACCGTGGTACGCCACCAGCTTCGCCTCGATCGGCGCGTCCGTCCGGCTCGCCAGCACCACGTACGACTCCCGGCAGCAGACCACCACGTCACCGATCCGGCTCAGGTGCGCCTCCGGGACCGGCCCGAACCAGCCGGCGGCGACCGCCTCGGCCCGGGAGGCCACCCACGCCGCCGGTCCCAACACCTCGGTCCAGGCGGCCCGCACGTCGTCCACCGCACCGGGCTCGGTGTGCAGGTAACGAACCCGGGGCTCGCCCGCCACCACCCGCACCCCGGCCCGCAACCGGGGATCGATATCAAGGTCGAACCGCCGGTCCGGCGGCACGTTGAGCTGCCCGTGATCGGCCGTCACCAGCAACGCGGCGTCGGCCGGCAGCCCACCGACCAACCGGTCGAGCAACCGGTCCAGGTCGGTCACCGCCGCCCGCCAATCGGTCGAGTCGACACCGGTCAGGTGTCCCCGCCGGTCGAGGTCCGGATGGTAGCCGGAGACCAGGGTCGGACCGGGGCCGGCGGAGAGCGCGGCCAGCATCTCGGTGGCGAGCTCCTCCACCCCGGCCGCGCCCCGGTAGTCGCCACCGGAGTTGGCGGCCAGGGTCAGCCCGCTGCCCGCGTACTCGGGGCGACTCACCACGGTCACCGCCACCCCGGCCGCCCGGGCCAGCTCCCACTGGGTCGGCAACGGCTGCCAACGCCGGGGCTCCGGGTCCGGCGTACGCAACCCGCCGGCCGGACCGGACCAGTTGATGTGGGTCAGCACCCGGTCGGTGCCCGGCACGTTCACCCGGAAACCCAGCACCCCGTGCGCACCCGGTGCCGCCCCGGTGCCGAGACTGACCACACTGGTCGGAGTGGTCGAGGGAAATCCGCTGGTCAGCGGCCGTCCGGTCCGGGCCGCCAGGTCGGTCAGGACCGGGGCGTACGGGGCTGCGGTGGGGAGCTGGTACCAGCCGAGCCCGTCGACCAGCAGGACCGCGATCCGGCGTACGCCCGCCATCGGGCCGACCAGGCCCAGCGGATCGGCCGCGCCCGGCACCCCGAGCACCGCCAGGGCGCTGGGCAGCACGTCGGCCAGGCTGTCGCCGCCGTACTCCGGCCGTACCAGGTCCAACGGCCCGGTGGCACCGAACGGGCCGGACCCGGCGGCCGGCCCGGTGGACCCGGTCACTCCGGCCGGCGGGCGAAAAGGTGCAACTGGGCGGCCATGTCCCGGTAGGGCGGCCGGGCCGCCGCGGCGATCTCCAGATCGAGCAGGGCCTGCGGGTCACCATCGGCGGCCGCGGCCGGAATCAGGTCGGCGAAGACCCGTACCCCGTGGGTCTGCTCGACCCGCAACCCGGCGGCGCCGAGCAGCGCCCCGGCGCCCTCCGCGTCATAACGCCGGCGCAGCGTGTCGCGCGGCCCGGCGCAGCCGTCCGGGTCTGCCAACAGCGCCGCGGCGACGTCCAGGTGACCGTTCATCGCGCGGCTTAGCACGGCCGCCGCACGGCTCGCGACCAGTACGCTGGCCGCGCCCCCGGGCCGCAGCGCGGTCGCCAGCGCCGCCACCACGCCCGCCGGATCGTCCACCACCTCGAGTACGGCATGGCAGAGCACCAGGTCCGCGCTGGCCGGCTCGACCAGCCCGGCGAGGGCGTCCCCGTCCCCCTGGACCGCCCGGATCCGATCCGCCACGCCCGCCTCGGCCGCCCGCCGGGTCAGCGCGGCGAGCGCGTCCGGGCTGGCGTCGACCACCGTCACCCGGTGCCCCGCCTCGGCCAGCGGTACGGCGAACCCGCCGGTGCCGCCGCCGACATCGAGCACGGTCAGGGCGCGCCCGGTGAGCCGGTCGAGTTCACGGCGCAGCACCGCCCAGACCACGGCGGTACGCGGGGCCGGATACGGCCCGGATGCTGGCGCCGGCCGGCCGCGCACCGCGCCGGACCCGATCTGTGTTCGCTCCACCCGGACGAGCCTAGGCCACCCGGTTCCCGCACCGGTCAGGAGAAGCCGACCGATGCCCTCCCGTGCTCCGACGCGCTCCCGCCGACGGTCGTCGCCGACCACGCCCCGCCCACCCACGGCGCCGGCCGGCCCGGTTCGGCCCGGCTTGGCCCGGCTTGGTCAGCTGTCCGGGGCTGGTCAGCGGAAGTCGCGTGAGGCGGGGGTGACCGGCGCGGCGATCGCGTCCAACCGGTCGGCGAGCAGGTTCGTCACCCCCTCGGCCCGTTCCAACCGCCCCCGTACGACCAGCGCGTTGCTGCTCCGGGCCACCTTCCGGTAACGCTGCCACA
The Micromonospora pisi DNA segment above includes these coding regions:
- a CDS encoding alkaline phosphatase family protein; translated protein: MTGSTGPAAGSGPFGATGPLDLVRPEYGGDSLADVLPSALAVLGVPGAADPLGLVGPMAGVRRIAVLLVDGLGWYQLPTAAPYAPVLTDLAARTGRPLTSGFPSTTPTSVVSLGTGAAPGAHGVLGFRVNVPGTDRVLTHINWSGPAGGLRTPDPEPRRWQPLPTQWELARAAGVAVTVVSRPEYAGSGLTLAANSGGDYRGAAGVEELATEMLAALSAGPGPTLVSGYHPDLDRRGHLTGVDSTDWRAAVTDLDRLLDRLVGGLPADAALLVTADHGQLNVPPDRRFDLDIDPRLRAGVRVVAGEPRVRYLHTEPGAVDDVRAAWTEVLGPAAWVASRAEAVAAGWFGPVPEAHLSRIGDVVVCCRESYVVLASRTDAPIEAKLVAYHGSWTAAEMTIPLLTVRG
- a CDS encoding methyltransferase domain-containing protein, with product MERTQIGSGAVRGRPAPASGPYPAPRTAVVWAVLRRELDRLTGRALTVLDVGGGTGGFAVPLAEAGHRVTVVDASPDALAALTRRAAEAGVADRIRAVQGDGDALAGLVEPASADLVLCHAVLEVVDDPAGVVAALATALRPGGAASVLVASRAAAVLSRAMNGHLDVAAALLADPDGCAGPRDTLRRRYDAEGAGALLGAAGLRVEQTHGVRVFADLIPAAAADGDPQALLDLEIAAAARPPYRDMAAQLHLFARRPE
- a CDS encoding FAD binding domain-containing protein — protein: MRPLRYARAQDVPQAVRMLAAAPYGAYLAGGTNLVDLLKLGVATPELLVDVRRLTSERIEDLPDGGILVGAAVRNSELAADPTIRTRYPVLSQALLDGASGQLRNLATTGGNLLQRTRCPYFQNITTPCNKRVPGTGCSAREGHQRDMAIFGASQECVATHPSDMAVALAAIDALVRTRGPDGDRLIPVTELHRLPGEEPGRDTVLRHGELIMNVELPPLGFAANSRYRKVRDRASYAFALVSVAAAVDVVDGVVRDVRLALGGVAHKPWRATRAEELLRGAPAIAQSFADAADAELAAAQPLPGNAFKVPLARAAIIRTLLDLTGDAAEDGR
- a CDS encoding 2Fe-2S iron-sulfur cluster-binding protein: MDTEVTLRVDGTTYTLGVDTRTTLLDAMRERLGITSPKKGCDHGQCGACTILLDGWRANSCLALAVAHDGAEIVTAAGLAMDGNLHPMQQAFIEHDAFQCGYCTPGQIVSAVGMLDEVDAGWPSAVTAAGDAEVVLDEAEIRERMSGNLCRCAAYANIVPAIAQVARS